Proteins from one Streptococcus mitis B6 genomic window:
- the merA gene encoding mercury(II) reductase: MNKFKVNISGMTCTGCEKHVESALEKIGAKNIESSYRRGEAVFELPDDIEVESAIKAIDEANYQAGEIEEVSSLENVALINEDNYDLLIIGSGAAAFSSAIKAIEYGAKVGMIERGTVGGTCVNIGCVPSKTLLRAGEINHLSKDNPFIGLQTSAGEVDLASLITQKDKLVSELRNQKYMDLIDEYNFDLIKGEAKFVDASTVEVNGTKLSAKRFLIATGASPSLPQISGLEKMDYLTSTTLLELKKIPKRLTVIGSGYIGMELGQLFHHLGSEITLMQRSERLLKEYDPEISESVEKALIEQGINLVKGATFERVEQSGEIKRVYVTVNGSREVIESDQLLVATGRKPNTDSLNLSAAGVETGKNNEILINDFGQTSNEKIYAAGDVTLGPQFVYVAAYEGGIITDNAIGGLNKKIDLSVVPAVTFTNPTVATVGLTEEQAKEKGYDVKTSVLPLDAVPRAIVNRETTGVFKLVADAETLKVLGVHIVSENAGDVIYAASLAVKFGLTIEDLTETLAPYLTMAEGLKLVALTFDKDISKLSCCAG; this comes from the coding sequence ATGAATAAATTTAAGGTAAACATTTCAGGAATGACTTGTACGGGTTGTGAAAAACACGTAGAATCAGCACTTGAAAAGATAGGTGCTAAAAATATTGAGTCTAGTTATCGTCGTGGTGAAGCAGTATTTGAACTGCCCGATGATATTGAGGTTGAAAGTGCAATAAAGGCGATTGATGAAGCAAATTACCAAGCCGGAGAAATTGAAGAAGTATCATCACTAGAAAACGTGGCGTTAATTAATGAAGACAATTATGACCTTCTTATTATTGGTTCTGGCGCTGCTGCCTTTTCTTCGGCAATTAAAGCTATAGAATACGGTGCAAAAGTTGGAATGATTGAGCGTGGAACGGTTGGGGGAACCTGTGTGAATATTGGCTGTGTTCCGTCAAAAACTCTTCTTAGGGCAGGGGAAATCAATCATTTATCAAAAGACAATCCGTTTATAGGTTTACAAACATCCGCTGGAGAAGTGGATTTAGCTAGTTTAATCACGCAAAAGGATAAATTGGTGAGCGAACTTCGGAATCAAAAATATATGGATTTAATTGATGAATATAATTTTGATTTAATTAAAGGTGAAGCAAAATTCGTTGATGCTAGTACGGTTGAGGTCAATGGGACAAAGTTATCTGCAAAACGCTTTTTAATTGCAACAGGTGCATCGCCTTCGTTGCCCCAAATTTCAGGACTTGAAAAAATGGACTATTTAACTAGTACAACACTTCTTGAGTTAAAGAAAATACCAAAACGATTAACTGTAATTGGTTCAGGATACATTGGAATGGAGCTTGGACAACTATTTCATCATTTAGGTTCAGAAATAACGCTTATGCAAAGAAGTGAGCGACTTTTAAAGGAGTATGATCCTGAGATTTCAGAGTCAGTTGAAAAAGCGTTAATTGAACAGGGTATAAACCTTGTCAAAGGGGCAACTTTTGAGCGTGTTGAACAAAGTGGAGAGATAAAAAGGGTTTACGTAACAGTAAATGGCAGTAGAGAAGTCATTGAATCAGATCAGTTACTTGTTGCCACTGGAAGAAAACCAAATACGGATTCTTTAAATTTAAGTGCAGCAGGTGTTGAAACTGGAAAAAATAATGAAATCCTGATCAATGATTTTGGTCAAACAAGTAATGAAAAGATTTATGCAGCAGGAGATGTGACTTTAGGACCACAATTTGTATATGTAGCAGCCTATGAAGGTGGAATTATTACTGATAATGCTATTGGTGGATTAAACAAAAAAATAGATTTATCGGTAGTTCCTGCTGTTACGTTTACGAATCCGACGGTTGCAACGGTTGGTTTAACAGAAGAACAAGCAAAAGAGAAAGGGTATGATGTGAAGACATCTGTATTACCTTTAGATGCTGTTCCAAGAGCAATTGTAAACCGTGAAACAACCGGTGTATTTAAACTAGTAGCAGATGCAGAAACACTAAAAGTATTAGGGGTTCATATTGTATCTGAAAATGCAGGAGATGTCATCTATGCAGCATCATTAGCTGTTAAATTTGGCTTAACGATAGAAGATTTAACAGAAACCCTAGCACCATATTTAACAATGGCTGAAGGGCTAAAATTAGTTGCACTTACGTTCGATAAAGATATTTCGAAATTATCTTGTTGTGCAGGCTAA
- the merR gene encoding Hg(II)-responsive transcriptional regulator codes for MIYRISEFADKCGVNKETIRYYERKNLLQEPHRTEAGYRIYSYDDVKRVGFIKRIQELGFSLSEIYKLLGVVDKDEVRCQDMFECVSKKQKEVQKQIEDLKRIETMLDDLKQRCPDEKKLHSCPIIETLI; via the coding sequence TAAATGTGGAGTTAATAAAGAAACGATCAGATATTACGAGCGAAAAAATTTATTACAAGAACCTCACCGAACGGAAGCTGGTTATCGGATATATTCATATGATGACGTTAAGCGTGTTGGGTTTATTAAACGAATACAGGAACTTGGTTTCTCTTTAAGCGAGATTTATAAATTACTTGGTGTTGTAGATAAAGATGAAGTTCGTTGTCAAGATATGTTCGAATGTGTTTCTAAAAAACAAAAGGAAGTGCAAAAACAAATAGAGGATTTAAAACGAATTGAAACTATGTTAGACGACTTAAAACAACGATGTCCAGATGAAAAGAAATTACATTCGTGTCCAATAATAGAAACATTAATATGA
- a CDS encoding class I SAM-dependent methyltransferase: protein MSKMYYAENPDAAHDIHELRVELLGEKMAFLTDAGVFSKKMVDFGSQLLLKCLDVNQGETVLDVGCGYGPLGLSLAKAYEVQSTMVDINNRALDLARQNAERNKVEATIFQSNIYEQVKGTFDHVISNPPIRAGKQVVHEIIEKSKDFLETSGDLTIVIQKKQGAPSAKSKMEDVFGNCEVVKKDKGYYILRSVKE from the coding sequence ATGAGTAAAATGTATTATGCAGAAAATCCTGACGCGGCTCACGACATTCATGAGTTGAGAGTAGAATTGTTGGGAGAAAAAATGGCCTTTCTGACGGATGCGGGTGTTTTTAGCAAGAAGATGGTTGACTTTGGAAGTCAGCTTTTGCTCAAGTGTCTGGATGTCAACCAAGGAGAGACAGTCCTAGATGTCGGCTGTGGTTATGGTCCATTAGGTTTGTCCTTAGCTAAGGCTTATGAAGTTCAGTCGACCATGGTTGATATCAATAATCGTGCCTTGGATTTGGCGCGACAAAATGCTGAACGAAATAAAGTAGAAGCGACGATTTTCCAGTCCAACATCTATGAACAAGTTAAAGGCACATTTGACCATGTCATTTCCAATCCTCCTATCCGTGCGGGCAAGCAAGTGGTTCATGAAATCATTGAGAAAAGTAAAGATTTTTTGGAAACTAGTGGGGATTTAACAATCGTTATCCAGAAAAAACAAGGGGCTCCAAGTGCCAAGTCCAAGATGGAAGATGTGTTTGGCAATTGTGAAGTCGTCAAAAAAGACAAGGGATACTATATCCTTAGAAGTGTGAAAGAATGA